In the Flagellimonas sp. MMG031 genome, one interval contains:
- a CDS encoding shikimate kinase, which yields MKIVLLGYMASGKSTVGRLLARQLGISFVDLDDYIEQHQKKSIKDIFSEKGEIFFRKLEHQMLKEVLDSHTAVVLSTGGGTPCYANNMETILQQSDNSIYLNHSIPVLVERITKEKEHRPLVKNIPDNDLPEFVGKHLFERRPFYMQAEHRVDCDPLSAEEVVAEIKKLL from the coding sequence ATGAAAATAGTTTTACTGGGATATATGGCAAGTGGAAAGTCGACCGTTGGACGATTGTTGGCCAGGCAATTAGGGATATCGTTTGTCGATTTGGATGATTATATCGAACAGCATCAAAAAAAATCCATAAAAGATATTTTTTCTGAAAAAGGCGAGATTTTCTTTCGCAAATTGGAGCATCAAATGCTAAAAGAGGTCTTGGATTCACATACAGCGGTGGTGCTTTCCACTGGAGGAGGGACTCCTTGTTATGCCAACAATATGGAGACCATTTTACAACAGTCAGACAATTCCATCTATTTAAACCACAGCATACCGGTTTTAGTGGAACGTATCACCAAAGAGAAGGAACACCGTCCTCTTGTAAAAAACATTCCGGATAATGATTTGCCAGAGTTCGTTGGCAAGCATTTGTTCGAGCGTCGACCCTTTTATATGCAGGCCGAACACCGGGTAGATTGCGACCCTTTGTCCGCAGAGGAAGTGGTAGCTGAAATCAAGAAACTACTCTAG
- a CDS encoding phosphoribosyltransferase family protein, whose protein sequence is MMNRILTHDQIQHITKRIAYQIYESNVDEDQIVVAGITGGGESFAKKIVAVLKKITDAHIVMCKMDMDKKNPLTSGVTTSLGEEAYKNKSIVLVDDVLNSGTTLIYGTHHFLKTPIKRLKTAVLVNRNHKKYPIKADFKGISLSTSLNEHIRVDFEPKNNAVYLE, encoded by the coding sequence ATGATGAACCGTATCCTTACCCACGACCAAATTCAGCATATTACCAAACGAATTGCCTACCAAATCTACGAGTCCAATGTGGATGAAGATCAAATAGTAGTGGCCGGAATTACGGGCGGTGGGGAAAGTTTTGCCAAAAAGATCGTTGCTGTCCTCAAAAAGATAACGGATGCCCATATTGTGATGTGCAAAATGGATATGGACAAAAAGAATCCGCTAACGAGTGGTGTCACCACCTCCTTGGGGGAGGAAGCCTACAAAAACAAATCCATTGTTCTTGTGGATGATGTGTTGAATTCCGGGACCACTTTGATCTATGGCACCCATCACTTTCTAAAAACCCCGATAAAACGACTAAAAACCGCTGTACTGGTAAACCGCAACCATAAAAAATACCCGATTAAGGCGGATTTTAAGGGGATTTCGCTGTCCACTTCGTTGAACGAGCACATCCGAGTGGATTTTGAGCCCAAAAACAACGCGGTGTACCTAGAGTAG
- a CDS encoding S4 domain-containing protein, with amino-acid sequence MRIDKYLWCTRYFKTRNIASTAVKKGQVKVNGDSVKPSREVYPMDKIVVRKNQIDYQLTVLDLPESRVGAKLVDIYRKDTTPKDAFEHNELLQFAKKHYRKKGLGRPTKKDRRDLDDFLDESE; translated from the coding sequence ATGCGAATAGACAAGTACCTTTGGTGCACCAGATACTTTAAAACAAGAAACATTGCTTCCACCGCCGTAAAGAAAGGTCAGGTGAAAGTGAATGGTGATTCCGTAAAACCATCGCGGGAGGTATACCCTATGGACAAGATCGTGGTCAGAAAAAACCAAATCGACTATCAGCTTACCGTACTGGACCTGCCTGAAAGCCGTGTTGGGGCCAAATTGGTGGATATCTATCGAAAGGACACCACTCCCAAAGATGCCTTTGAGCACAATGAGCTGCTGCAGTTTGCCAAAAAGCATTATCGGAAAAAAGGACTTGGCAGACCTACCAAAAAAGACCGAAGGGATTTGGACGATTTTTTGGATGAATCGGAATAA
- a CDS encoding FKBP-type peptidyl-prolyl cis-trans isomerase: MRYGILVFIGFAVTLLSCNNDDDGGIEQVPPRLLSEVSPEDDEIIQEFMRTHFYNYEDFETPPEGFNYRIVIDTIAGANADKRPLIEEDYKTFTVNVSSSFLGLDTGEEDIPHTLYYIEARPGGGANPTFADSTLVRYQGTLLDGTTFDENQDFLWQELPFTVRGYANGIAQMKSGTPDQIVDNPDGTYGISNSSVGIIIMPSGLAYFNNPPSSLIPRYAPLIFKVELGLFIEDTDNDNDGVPSIEEDLNGNGYLFDDNTDFEQEALGGRLANFRDADDDADGVSTRTEITDDNGEILIPYPDSDGDGIPDYLDRDSN; this comes from the coding sequence ATGAGGTACGGAATTTTAGTATTTATTGGTTTTGCGGTAACACTGCTGTCCTGCAACAATGACGACGACGGAGGAATCGAACAAGTGCCGCCCAGATTATTGAGCGAGGTGTCACCAGAGGACGACGAAATCATACAAGAGTTCATGAGAACCCATTTTTACAACTATGAGGATTTTGAAACACCTCCAGAAGGGTTCAACTATAGGATTGTAATCGACACCATTGCAGGAGCCAATGCAGATAAGAGACCTTTGATAGAGGAAGACTACAAAACCTTCACCGTAAACGTGTCTTCAAGCTTTTTGGGATTGGACACCGGGGAGGAAGATATCCCACATACGCTCTACTATATTGAGGCAAGACCCGGCGGAGGAGCGAATCCTACTTTTGCCGATTCCACCTTGGTTCGCTATCAGGGAACTTTGTTGGATGGAACCACTTTTGATGAAAACCAAGATTTTTTGTGGCAAGAACTGCCCTTTACGGTAAGGGGCTATGCCAATGGGATTGCACAAATGAAATCAGGAACACCCGATCAGATTGTCGATAATCCTGATGGTACCTACGGTATTTCCAATAGTAGTGTAGGAATTATTATAATGCCCTCCGGTTTGGCCTATTTCAATAACCCACCATCTTCTTTGATTCCAAGATATGCCCCCCTTATCTTTAAAGTGGAGCTTGGACTTTTTATTGAGGATACGGATAACGATAATGATGGCGTTCCCTCCATTGAGGAAGATTTGAACGGTAATGGATATTTGTTCGACGACAACACCGATTTTGAGCAAGAGGCATTGGGCGGTCGTTTGGCGAATTTTAGGGATGCAGATGATGATGCCGATGGGGTATCCACACGAACAGAGATCACGGACGATAATGGGGAGATTCTCATCCCTTATCCAGATTCTGATGGGGATGGGATTCCGGATTACTTGGATCGTGATTCCAACTAG
- a CDS encoding outer membrane beta-barrel protein, whose protein sequence is MKKTFLVVAFALMGSAVMAQSGSGFGIKAGLSYNKNGDLIGSVGDGGQDIIEGAEGKTGYHFGFWGKLDFPKIYLRPELVYSKTKSSYDVDGNSQDYDVSKLDLPVLLGYKLIGPLHIFAGPAFQYTLNNDLGDLQVEDVENDFTVGLNVGVGVNIGRLGLDVRYERGFSENEARFIGNNITDVSGRVDTRPSQIIFSALLKL, encoded by the coding sequence ATGAAAAAAACGTTTCTAGTAGTAGCATTTGCACTTATGGGCTCTGCTGTAATGGCACAAAGCGGCTCCGGTTTTGGAATCAAGGCTGGACTTTCTTACAACAAAAATGGGGATTTGATCGGTTCTGTCGGTGATGGCGGTCAGGATATTATTGAGGGCGCCGAAGGCAAAACGGGATATCATTTTGGTTTTTGGGGAAAATTGGATTTTCCAAAGATTTACCTCAGACCCGAATTGGTGTACTCAAAAACAAAAAGTTCGTATGACGTGGACGGAAACTCCCAGGATTACGATGTGTCCAAATTGGACCTGCCTGTGTTGTTGGGCTATAAATTGATTGGCCCCTTACATATTTTTGCAGGACCTGCCTTCCAATATACCTTGAACAACGATTTGGGCGATTTGCAGGTAGAAGACGTGGAAAACGACTTTACCGTGGGCCTAAACGTAGGTGTTGGAGTTAACATCGGAAGATTGGGCCTTGACGTTCGATATGAAAGAGGATTCTCTGAAAACGAAGCCCGTTTTATTGGAAACAATATTACCGACGTTTCTGGTAGAGTGGATACGAGACCATCACAGATCATTTTCTCAGCACTATTGAAATTGTAA
- a CDS encoding transketolase family protein, giving the protein MTKYTDQGKQDTRSGYGAGMTELGRTNPNVVALCADLVGSLKIETFIEENPERFFQVGIAEANMMGIAAGLTIGGKIPFASTFANFATGRVYDQIRQSIAYSDKNVKICASHSGLTLGEDGATHQILEDIGLMKMLPGMTVINPCDYNQTKAATIAIAEHHGPVYLRFGRPKVANFTPVDQKFEIGKALMLNEGTDVTIIATGHLVWEALLAAESLKNQGISAEVINIHTIKPLDDKAILDSVKKTGCVVTAEEHNYLGGLGESVARVLATHHPTPQEFVATQDTFGESGTPEQLMEKYGLNNKAIESAVLKVLKRK; this is encoded by the coding sequence ATGACAAAATATACAGATCAAGGAAAACAAGATACCCGTAGCGGTTATGGCGCGGGAATGACAGAATTGGGGAGAACCAATCCAAATGTGGTAGCACTTTGCGCCGATTTGGTAGGTTCCCTTAAAATAGAAACGTTTATCGAGGAAAATCCCGAGCGCTTCTTTCAAGTGGGCATCGCCGAGGCGAATATGATGGGTATTGCGGCTGGCTTGACCATTGGAGGCAAAATACCCTTTGCATCCACATTTGCCAACTTTGCCACAGGCCGTGTCTACGATCAAATCCGTCAATCCATTGCCTATTCCGATAAGAACGTGAAAATATGTGCATCCCACTCTGGTTTGACCTTGGGTGAGGATGGCGCGACCCACCAGATTTTAGAGGATATCGGTTTGATGAAAATGTTGCCAGGGATGACCGTTATCAATCCATGTGATTACAACCAAACCAAGGCAGCTACCATTGCGATTGCTGAGCACCATGGACCGGTCTATCTTCGATTTGGACGACCCAAAGTGGCCAATTTTACCCCAGTGGACCAGAAATTTGAAATCGGAAAGGCCCTTATGCTCAATGAAGGTACCGATGTGACCATTATTGCTACAGGTCATCTGGTCTGGGAAGCTTTGCTTGCAGCAGAAAGTTTGAAAAACCAAGGTATCTCCGCAGAGGTCATCAACATACATACTATAAAACCGTTGGACGATAAGGCTATTTTGGATTCCGTTAAAAAAACAGGTTGTGTGGTGACTGCCGAAGAGCACAATTATTTAGGTGGACTCGGAGAAAGTGTAGCACGAGTGCTGGCTACGCACCATCCTACCCCTCAAGAGTTTGTGGCAACCCAAGATACTTTTGGGGAGAGTGGAACGCCCGAACAGCTGATGGAGAAGTACGGTTTGAACAATAAAGCCATAGAATCGGCCGTTTTAAAGGTGTTGAAACGTAAGTAG
- a CDS encoding transketolase has translation MPNTQELQDLVVQVRRDILRMVHNVNSGHPGGSLGCTEFFVALYNEIMELKDGFDMDGIGEDVFFLSNGHISPVFYSVLARRGYFPLEELNTFRLINSRLQGHPTTHEGLPGVRVASGSLGQGMSVAIGAALAKKLNGDDHLVFSLHGDGELQEGQNWEAIMYAAGNKVDNLIATVDRNGQQIDGGTEDVLPLGDVAEKFRVFGWDVLEIENGNDLEQVIAGLKEAKSRTGQGKPVCIVMTTEMGNGVDFMMGTHAWHGKAPNDEQLATALEQNPETLGDY, from the coding sequence ATGCCGAATACGCAAGAATTACAAGACCTGGTCGTACAGGTAAGAAGGGACATTTTACGAATGGTCCATAACGTAAATTCGGGACACCCGGGAGGATCTTTGGGCTGTACCGAGTTTTTTGTAGCACTCTACAACGAAATTATGGAGTTAAAGGATGGGTTTGATATGGACGGAATCGGGGAAGATGTCTTTTTCCTGTCCAATGGTCACATTTCGCCCGTTTTTTATAGTGTTTTAGCTCGAAGAGGTTATTTCCCATTGGAGGAATTGAACACTTTTAGGCTGATTAATTCCAGATTACAGGGCCATCCCACCACGCACGAAGGTTTACCAGGGGTTCGCGTAGCATCCGGTTCTTTGGGACAGGGCATGTCCGTAGCCATTGGTGCCGCTCTGGCCAAAAAACTGAACGGAGATGACCATTTGGTATTCAGTTTACACGGTGATGGTGAATTACAGGAAGGGCAAAACTGGGAAGCCATTATGTACGCTGCCGGCAATAAAGTGGACAATCTTATTGCAACCGTGGACAGAAACGGCCAACAAATTGATGGCGGTACGGAGGATGTACTTCCCCTAGGTGATGTTGCGGAAAAGTTCCGGGTTTTCGGTTGGGATGTACTCGAAATAGAAAACGGAAACGATTTGGAACAAGTCATTGCAGGCCTAAAGGAAGCCAAAAGCAGAACAGGACAAGGAAAGCCGGTTTGTATTGTGATGACCACCGAAATGGGCAATGGAGTAGACTTTATGATGGGCACACATGCTTGGCACGGTAAAGCGCCGAACGATGAACAACTGGCCACAGCATTGGAGCAAAACCCAGAGACCCTAGGCGATTACTAA
- the tgt gene encoding tRNA guanosine(34) transglycosylase Tgt, producing MEFTLTQKDGKTKARAGEVLTDNGTIQTPIFMPVGTVASVKGVHQRELKEEINPDIILGNTYHLYLRPGTGILEEAGGLHQFMGWDRPILTDSGGYQVYSLSDNRKIKEEGVKFKSHIDGSLHVFTPENVMEIQRTIGADIIMAFDECTPYPCDYQYAKRSMHLTHRWLDRCIDHLEKLPFKYGYSQSFFPIVQGSTYKDLRKQSAEYIASVEAEGNAIGGLSTGEPAEEMYEMAEIVCDILPEDKPRYLMGVGTPINILENIALGVDMFDCVMPTRNARNGMLFTAHGTINIKNKKWENDFSPIDEMDITFVDTEYSKAYLRHLFAANEYLGKQIATIHNLGFYLWLVRTARERILAGDFLEWKTMMVNQMDKRL from the coding sequence TTGGAATTTACCTTAACACAAAAGGACGGAAAAACCAAGGCAAGGGCCGGGGAAGTGCTTACGGACAATGGTACCATACAAACCCCGATCTTTATGCCCGTGGGTACGGTTGCCTCTGTAAAAGGGGTGCATCAGCGGGAGCTAAAGGAGGAAATAAATCCGGATATTATTTTAGGAAATACGTATCACCTGTACCTCAGGCCTGGCACTGGGATTCTGGAAGAAGCTGGCGGACTCCATCAATTTATGGGGTGGGACCGTCCTATTTTGACCGACAGCGGGGGGTATCAGGTATATTCACTTTCCGATAACAGAAAAATTAAGGAGGAGGGCGTTAAGTTCAAGTCCCATATTGATGGCTCCCTGCACGTATTTACCCCTGAAAATGTGATGGAAATACAGCGCACCATAGGTGCGGATATCATCATGGCTTTTGATGAGTGTACGCCGTATCCTTGCGATTACCAATATGCAAAGCGTTCCATGCACCTTACCCATAGATGGCTGGACAGATGTATCGATCATTTGGAAAAACTTCCATTCAAATACGGCTATTCCCAAAGCTTTTTCCCCATTGTTCAAGGGTCTACCTACAAAGATTTAAGGAAACAATCGGCGGAATATATTGCATCCGTAGAGGCTGAAGGTAATGCCATTGGTGGACTTTCCACGGGAGAGCCTGCCGAGGAGATGTACGAAATGGCCGAGATAGTTTGCGATATATTGCCAGAGGACAAGCCCAGATATCTTATGGGGGTAGGAACACCCATCAATATTTTGGAGAACATTGCCCTTGGAGTGGATATGTTCGATTGTGTAATGCCCACTCGAAATGCACGCAATGGCATGTTGTTCACAGCGCACGGCACCATCAACATCAAAAACAAAAAATGGGAAAACGATTTTTCTCCCATCGACGAAATGGACATCACCTTTGTGGATACCGAGTATTCGAAAGCTTACTTGCGACATTTATTTGCAGCCAACGAGTATTTGGGCAAGCAGATTGCCACCATCCATAACCTGGGCTTTTATTTGTGGTTGGTGCGTACGGCAAGAGAACGTATTTTAGCCGGAGATTTCTTGGAGTGGAAGACCATGATGGTGAACCAAATGGATAAACGACTGTAA
- a CDS encoding LptF/LptG family permease, which translates to MLTILDRYILKRYLITFMGMLLLFVPIGIMANLAEKIGKIIDNEAPLAEVIVFYGNFTLVIGNLLLPIFLFLSIIFFTSKLASNTEIVAILSSGVSFWRFLRPYFVGATLVAILIFMMGMFIVPHASIGFNEFEYKYFKKGKRDRVTENIFNQLNERDYIYVSSFDPNRQIGYNFTYEHFDSIGKLDYKISASNIRWVKDDSLYRLTNYEKRTLRNEIEYIEAKRRLDTIFSFQIDDLTPVSYVAETKNLFELNDFIEDQRKKGASNINAYVLVKYKRWALPIAAFILTVIAVAVSSMKRRGGMGLNLAFGIGVAFVYIFFDKVFGTLAEQSGFSPLLAVVIPNLLFGVFAVYMLMKAKR; encoded by the coding sequence ATGCTTACCATACTCGATAGATACATCCTTAAACGCTACCTCATTACCTTTATGGGGATGCTCCTGTTGTTCGTGCCCATTGGGATTATGGCCAACTTAGCGGAGAAAATTGGGAAAATCATTGATAACGAGGCCCCTTTGGCAGAGGTCATTGTGTTTTACGGCAACTTTACTTTAGTAATCGGAAACTTGTTGTTGCCCATCTTTTTGTTTCTATCGATTATATTTTTTACCTCCAAATTGGCCAGTAATACCGAAATCGTTGCGATTTTGAGCAGCGGCGTCTCCTTTTGGCGGTTTTTGAGACCTTATTTTGTAGGTGCAACCCTAGTGGCCATTCTGATTTTTATGATGGGGATGTTTATTGTGCCACATGCCAGTATTGGTTTCAATGAGTTTGAGTACAAATACTTTAAAAAAGGGAAGCGCGACCGTGTAACGGAAAATATCTTCAACCAATTGAACGAACGGGATTACATCTACGTAAGCAGTTTTGATCCCAACCGTCAAATCGGGTATAATTTTACCTACGAGCATTTTGATTCCATAGGCAAACTCGACTATAAGATTTCCGCTAGCAACATCCGGTGGGTAAAGGATGATAGCCTTTACAGGTTGACGAACTACGAAAAACGCACCTTGCGCAACGAAATCGAATATATCGAGGCCAAAAGGCGATTGGATACCATCTTTTCATTTCAGATTGATGATCTTACCCCAGTTTCTTACGTGGCCGAGACCAAAAACCTTTTTGAACTTAACGATTTTATTGAAGATCAGCGAAAAAAGGGTGCCTCCAATATCAATGCTTACGTGCTGGTGAAGTACAAACGGTGGGCACTTCCCATTGCAGCTTTTATCCTTACTGTAATTGCCGTAGCTGTTTCTTCCATGAAACGAAGGGGCGGTATGGGGCTCAATTTGGCCTTTGGTATCGGGGTGGCCTTTGTATACATCTTTTTCGACAAGGTTTTTGGGACATTGGCGGAGCAATCTGGTTTTTCACCGCTATTGGCCGTGGTGATACCCAACCTTCTTTTTGGCGTTTTTGCCGTTTACATGCTCATGAAAGCCAAGCGCTAA
- a CDS encoding acetyl-CoA carboxylase carboxyltransferase subunit alpha: MEYLEFELPIKELEEQLQKCMVIGEESDVDVTETCSQIEKKLEKTRKDIYQNLTAWQRVQLSRHPSRPYTMDYINAICGDTFLELHGDRNVKDDKAMVGGLGKIGDQSYMFIGQQKGYNTKTRQYRNFGMANPEGYRKALRLMKSAEKFKIPVVCFVDTPGAYPGIEAEERGQGEAIARNILEMTRLKVPIIVIIIGEGASGGALGIGVGDKVLMLENTWYSVISPESCSSILWRSWEYKEQAAEALKLTATDMKKQGLVDEIVKEPLGGAHSNRQKTFETVADKISSHYEELKKLSPKELVKTRMDKYANMGVFSE, encoded by the coding sequence ATGGAATATCTAGAATTTGAACTCCCCATCAAAGAACTTGAAGAGCAACTTCAAAAATGTATGGTGATCGGGGAAGAAAGTGATGTAGACGTTACCGAAACCTGCTCGCAAATCGAGAAAAAGCTCGAAAAGACCCGAAAGGATATTTACCAAAATCTCACGGCCTGGCAAAGGGTGCAACTGTCAAGGCACCCCAGTAGACCCTATACCATGGACTACATCAATGCCATTTGCGGGGATACCTTTTTGGAGCTTCATGGGGATAGAAATGTAAAGGATGACAAGGCCATGGTGGGCGGATTGGGAAAAATCGGCGACCAGAGCTATATGTTCATTGGGCAGCAAAAGGGCTACAACACCAAAACCCGCCAGTACCGAAATTTTGGTATGGCGAATCCCGAGGGATATAGGAAAGCATTGCGTTTGATGAAATCTGCCGAGAAGTTCAAGATTCCAGTAGTGTGCTTTGTGGACACTCCCGGTGCTTATCCCGGCATTGAGGCGGAAGAGCGCGGACAAGGTGAGGCCATTGCCAGAAATATCTTGGAAATGACCCGTCTTAAGGTTCCGATCATTGTTATCATTATTGGGGAAGGAGCTTCTGGAGGTGCTTTGGGCATTGGAGTCGGGGACAAGGTGTTGATGTTGGAAAACACATGGTATTCCGTAATCTCCCCAGAATCCTGCTCATCCATTCTTTGGAGAAGCTGGGAATACAAGGAACAGGCTGCAGAAGCCCTCAAATTGACCGCCACCGATATGAAGAAGCAAGGGTTGGTCGATGAAATCGTGAAGGAGCCCCTTGGTGGAGCCCATTCGAACCGACAAAAGACCTTTGAGACCGTTGCGGACAAAATTTCTTCCCATTACGAAGAACTCAAAAAGTTATCACCAAAAGAATTGGTGAAAACCCGTATGGATAAATACGCCAACATGGGTGTTTTCAGCGAATAA
- the dnaB gene encoding replicative DNA helicase — protein sequence MEKPSPIVGHRVDKSTLINLEKGKIPPQAVDLEEVVLGAMMIDKKGVDEVIDILHPDVFYKDSHKYIYEAIFKLFESSEPVDLLTVSAQLKKDGKLEAVGGDFYLIKLTQKVASSAHIEFHARIILQKYIQRSLIKISNDIIEEAYSDATDVFDLLDNAEAKLYEVTQGNLKRSAETAQNLVIQAKKRIEEISNKEGLSGIPSGFDKLDKLTSGWQPSDLIIVAARPGMGKTALTLSMARNIAVNSEIPVAFFSLEMSSVQLITRLISSETGLSSEKLRTGKLEKHEWEQLNVKVKTLEKAPLFIDDTPSLSIFDLRAKARRLASQHGIKLIIIDYLQLMTAGGSQKGGNREQEISTISRNLKALAKELNVPVIALSQLSRAVETRGGSKRPILSDLRESGAIEQDADIVSFIYRPEYYKIDEWDDEERTPTQGQAEFIVAKHRNGGLENIRLKFVGALGKFDNLDDFDSPFEFQSKMNADEENPFATPNYPSADDAFGSAMNSDDDPDDNDVPF from the coding sequence ATGGAAAAACCTAGCCCCATTGTTGGACATCGCGTGGACAAATCCACCCTTATCAATTTGGAGAAGGGAAAAATACCACCTCAAGCAGTTGATTTAGAGGAGGTTGTATTGGGTGCGATGATGATTGACAAAAAAGGGGTGGATGAGGTCATCGATATTCTTCATCCAGATGTTTTCTACAAGGATTCCCACAAATATATTTACGAAGCCATCTTTAAATTGTTCGAATCTTCCGAACCGGTGGATTTATTAACCGTTTCGGCCCAATTGAAGAAAGATGGTAAGCTGGAAGCGGTAGGAGGTGATTTTTACCTGATAAAACTGACCCAAAAAGTAGCCTCTTCGGCGCATATTGAGTTTCACGCAAGAATCATACTCCAAAAATACATTCAAAGAAGTCTGATCAAGATTTCTAACGATATCATTGAGGAGGCCTACAGTGATGCTACCGATGTTTTTGACCTTCTGGATAATGCAGAGGCCAAATTGTACGAAGTCACCCAAGGAAACCTTAAACGTTCGGCCGAAACCGCCCAAAATTTGGTGATACAGGCCAAAAAACGAATCGAGGAGATTTCCAACAAGGAGGGGTTGAGTGGAATCCCCTCCGGTTTTGATAAATTGGACAAGTTGACCTCTGGATGGCAGCCCAGTGATTTGATCATTGTGGCAGCACGTCCCGGTATGGGTAAAACGGCCTTGACCCTATCCATGGCGAGGAACATTGCGGTGAATTCAGAAATTCCCGTTGCCTTTTTCTCCTTGGAGATGTCATCCGTGCAGTTGATTACCCGTTTGATTTCTTCCGAAACGGGCTTGTCTTCCGAAAAGTTACGGACCGGTAAGCTGGAAAAGCATGAGTGGGAACAGCTCAATGTAAAAGTAAAGACGCTGGAAAAGGCACCGCTTTTCATTGATGACACACCATCGCTATCCATTTTTGATTTGAGGGCAAAGGCCAGACGATTGGCATCCCAACACGGTATCAAGTTGATTATCATTGACTATTTGCAGTTGATGACCGCTGGTGGAAGCCAAAAAGGAGGGAACCGTGAACAGGAAATCTCCACCATCTCCAGAAACTTAAAAGCATTGGCGAAGGAACTCAATGTTCCCGTGATTGCCCTATCCCAGTTATCAAGGGCCGTGGAGACAAGAGGTGGCAGTAAACGACCCATTCTTTCCGATTTGAGGGAATCTGGTGCTATTGAGCAGGACGCGGATATCGTTTCCTTTATTTACAGGCCGGAATATTATAAAATTGACGAGTGGGACGATGAGGAGCGCACCCCGACCCAAGGTCAAGCTGAGTTTATTGTGGCCAAACACCGTAATGGAGGTTTAGAAAATATTAGGTTAAAATTTGTGGGTGCTCTGGGTAAATTTGATAACTTGGATGACTTTGATTCCCCATTCGAATTCCAATCGAAGATGAATGCGGATGAAGAAAATCCCTTTGCAACGCCAAATTATCCGAGTGCGGATGATGCTTTTGGCAGCGCAATGAACAGTGACGATGACCCAGATGATAATGACGTACCTTTTTAA